Genomic segment of Mycolicibacterium psychrotolerans:
AGCGTCGGGAAGTCGCGCTCGGGCAGGCAGTCGCCGTACCAGGACGATTTCAGGGACCCGCCGCGGGAGAAGAAGTCGATCAGCGGCATCTGCAGCGTCATGTCCGGGGTCGGCACGCCGACCAGCACGACGGTGCCGGCCAGGTCGCGCGCGTAGAACGCCTGCTTCCACGTCTCGGGCCGCCCGACCGCGTCGATGACGACGTCGGCGCCGAAACCGTCGGTGAGGTCCTGGATGGTCTCGACCGGATCGAGCTCCTTGGCGTTGATCGTGTGGGTGGCGCCGAACTCACGGGCCCAGTTCAACTTCCGGTCGTCCATGTCGACGGCGATGATGCGCCGGGCGCCGACCAGCCGGGCCCCGGCGATGGCGGCGTCGCCGACGCCACCGCAGCCGATCACCGCGACCGTGTCGTCCCGGTTGACCGCGCCGGTGTTCATCGCCGCGCCCAGCCCGGCCATCACCCCGCAGCCCAGCAGCCCCGCCGCGGCCGGGTCGGCCGCCGGGTCCACCAACGTGGCCTGACCCTCGTGCACCAGCGTCTTGTCGGCGAACGCGCCGATGCCCAGCGCCGGGGTGAGCTCCGTGCCGTCGGTGAGCGTCATCTTCTGCGCGGCGTTGTGGGTGTCGAAGCACAGGTGTGGACGGCCCCGCTTGCAGGCCCGGCACTGACCGCACACCGCGCGCCAGTTGAGGACCACGAAGTCGCCGGGCTCGACGTTGGTGACGCTGTCGCCGACGGACTCGACGATGCCTGCAGCCTCATGGCCGAGCAGGAACGGGAACTCGTCGTTGATGCCGCCCTCGCGGTAGTGCAGATCGGTGTGGCACACACCGCACGCCTGGATGTCGACGACCACCTCACCCGGGCCGGGGTCCGGGATCACGATGTCCACCACCTCGACCGGCTGGCCCTTCGTCCGTGAGATCACTCCGCGCACCGTCTGAGTCATGCCTGAACCCTAATATGTCGGGCACACTCGATACATGCCTGTCGGCATGCCGGCGGTGTTCCTCTCGCACGGCGCCCCGCCTCTGGTCGACGATGCACTGTGGGTATCGCAACTGCGGGCCTGGGCGGGCGTGCTGCCGGTGCCGACGGCGATCCTCGTGGTCTCCGCGCATTGGGAGGCCGCCCCGCTCACCATCGGGTCCACCGACGCGCGCACCCCGTTGACCTACGACTTCTGGGGATTCCCCGACCGCTACTACGACGTCACCTACGATGCGCCCGGCGCGCCGGAACTGGCTGTGACAGTGCGCAAGTCGTTTCTGGATGACCCGTCGCCCGGCGCGGTGCCGTCCGGATGGTCGGTGGAACGGGCGCAGGCCCCGGACGGGCCTGGCCAAACGCTCCCTCGAACTGGCCTGAACGGAGTTACGGTGGTCATCTGATGGCGACCGATCTGCAGACCGATCTGCTCTGCGCCGCGCGTCGAGCGCACCAGCGGCGGGACTGGCGGGCGAGCTACGAAGCGTTCGACCTCGCAAGCCGGCAGACTCCGCTGCGCACCGACGATCTGGACGCGTTTGCGTTCGCGGCGTGGCGGCTCGGCCACATCAAGGAGTCGAGCCGCGCCGCCGAGCGGGTGTTCGCGGAGCTGACCAGAACCGACCCGGCGGCCGCGGCGATGAAAGCCAACGAGCTGGCGCTGGCGTGGCTGGTGCGCGGGGACGTCAACATCGGCCAGGGCTGGATGAACCGGGCCCGCCGCCTGCTGGCCAGCACCGACGAGAGCCCCGCGCACGGGTATCTCACCTACCTGGAGGCGGCGGTCGCCGCGATCACGTACGACGTCGACGGCCTGAGTGCCCACGTCGGCGCACTGCGAGAGTTGAGCGCGCGTCTCGACGTCCCGGCGGTGACCGCGCTCGGTCTGATCGCCGCCGGCGTTGAGGCGATCCTGCAGGCGCGGACGGCCGAAGGCTACGCGCTGATCGACGAGGCGATCC
This window contains:
- a CDS encoding S-(hydroxymethyl)mycothiol dehydrogenase, whose translation is MTQTVRGVISRTKGQPVEVVDIVIPDPGPGEVVVDIQACGVCHTDLHYREGGINDEFPFLLGHEAAGIVESVGDSVTNVEPGDFVVLNWRAVCGQCRACKRGRPHLCFDTHNAAQKMTLTDGTELTPALGIGAFADKTLVHEGQATLVDPAADPAAAGLLGCGVMAGLGAAMNTGAVNRDDTVAVIGCGGVGDAAIAGARLVGARRIIAVDMDDRKLNWAREFGATHTINAKELDPVETIQDLTDGFGADVVIDAVGRPETWKQAFYARDLAGTVVLVGVPTPDMTLQMPLIDFFSRGGSLKSSWYGDCLPERDFPTLISLYLQGRFPLDKFVSERIGLDQIEDAFAKMHAGEVLRSVVVL